In one Variovorax sp. V213 genomic region, the following are encoded:
- a CDS encoding Bug family tripartite tricarboxylate transporter substrate binding protein, translating to MLETPVKKILTAFALGLTAWAASAQDWPQKSVTMVVPFPPGGSTDQVARAIGPRLTEKFKQSFLVDNKAGATGTIGATFVKRAAPDGYTFLVTSLGPLVIVPHLVKGLQYDALNDFDLITVAVASPNILVVPTSSPHKSVADVIAYEKANPGKMTFASAGNGSSDHLTAELFWQQSGTTGIHVPYKGGAPAHTDLMGGQVDASFQNVNAVAQYIKGGKMRALAITSPKRSPIFPDVPTLAEAGVKNVEVASWQAIVAPKGLPPAVREKAHAAFVEALNDPKVKDQFTSIGFEMVANTPAQFAEFQQKEYARWKKVIEAGKITID from the coding sequence ATGCTGGAGACACCGGTGAAGAAAATCCTGACTGCATTCGCCCTCGGGCTGACCGCCTGGGCCGCCAGCGCCCAAGACTGGCCGCAAAAATCCGTGACCATGGTCGTTCCCTTTCCGCCCGGCGGATCCACCGACCAAGTGGCGCGGGCCATCGGTCCCCGCCTCACAGAGAAGTTCAAGCAATCCTTCCTCGTCGACAACAAGGCCGGCGCGACCGGCACGATCGGTGCGACCTTCGTCAAGCGCGCGGCGCCGGACGGATATACGTTCCTTGTCACCTCGCTCGGCCCGCTCGTCATCGTGCCGCACCTTGTCAAGGGCCTGCAGTACGACGCACTGAACGACTTCGACCTGATCACGGTGGCCGTCGCGTCACCCAATATCCTGGTGGTGCCGACCAGCTCGCCGCACAAGAGCGTGGCCGACGTGATCGCGTACGAAAAGGCCAACCCCGGCAAGATGACCTTCGCCTCGGCCGGCAACGGCTCGAGCGATCACCTGACCGCCGAACTCTTCTGGCAGCAAAGCGGCACGACTGGCATCCACGTTCCCTACAAAGGCGGCGCGCCCGCGCACACCGACCTGATGGGCGGCCAGGTCGATGCGTCGTTCCAGAACGTCAACGCGGTGGCGCAATACATCAAGGGCGGAAAGATGCGCGCGCTTGCCATCACCAGCCCGAAGCGCTCGCCCATCTTCCCGGACGTGCCCACCCTGGCGGAAGCCGGCGTCAAGAACGTCGAGGTCGCCTCGTGGCAAGCGATCGTCGCGCCGAAGGGACTGCCGCCTGCGGTGCGTGAGAAGGCGCATGCAGCGTTCGTCGAAGCACTGAACGATCCGAAGGTGAAGGATCAATTCACATCGATCGGCTTCGAGATGGTCGCCAACACGCCGGCCCAGTTCGCGGAGTTCCAGCAGAAGGAATACGCCCGCTGGAAGAAGGTGATCGAGGCCGGAAAGATCACGATCGATTGA